The following coding sequences lie in one Kitasatospora azatica KCTC 9699 genomic window:
- a CDS encoding SMI1/KNR4 family protein, translating to MALMPPGPEGGERVDWLAVERDLGSRLPADFRDLVAVYGVGTIDERVMVLPPRSTAHESEIPSVGQMTPSAEKTAWLEHTKSTYPLWPAPGSLLCGLRMVDGNGDLWGAVYWRTTGPDPDRWPVVVWERCHPFVEFGLTMTGLLVRWLSEAADIDFDQRMVFGAPHSRFIHWRAERAMRERGVDPWEYLEPLYLEANEEWEERNVAGVPRTSGATHEIETQAPVSSIPQLAILGISVPQSGDLLITASAALGSGQAAPMRLTPPLGPQGPVVEVTGPEGLLAVAFGADVTAPAAESPLLVSAAEPLVFEVRVLKSAILNCASWPELVSRLTNDASLKLVVQDPAIAALRAASTETSGADDVMVSWWPPRG from the coding sequence GTGGCGCTCATGCCGCCCGGCCCGGAAGGCGGGGAGCGGGTCGACTGGTTGGCGGTAGAGAGGGATCTCGGTTCCCGGCTTCCGGCCGACTTCCGCGATCTGGTCGCGGTCTACGGAGTCGGCACAATCGACGAGCGTGTGATGGTCCTGCCGCCCAGGAGCACGGCGCACGAGTCGGAGATCCCGTCGGTGGGCCAGATGACGCCGAGCGCGGAGAAGACCGCCTGGCTCGAACACACGAAGTCCACCTACCCACTGTGGCCGGCGCCCGGTTCTCTACTGTGCGGCCTGCGCATGGTGGACGGGAACGGTGACCTGTGGGGTGCCGTCTACTGGCGGACCACGGGCCCTGACCCCGACCGGTGGCCGGTGGTCGTATGGGAGCGTTGCCACCCCTTCGTCGAGTTCGGCCTGACCATGACCGGTCTCCTGGTGAGGTGGCTTTCCGAGGCCGCGGACATCGACTTCGACCAGCGGATGGTCTTCGGTGCTCCACACTCGCGGTTCATCCACTGGCGTGCCGAGCGTGCGATGCGCGAGCGTGGCGTTGATCCCTGGGAGTACCTGGAGCCGCTCTACCTCGAAGCGAACGAGGAATGGGAAGAGCGGAACGTGGCCGGGGTCCCTCGAACATCCGGTGCCACACACGAGATCGAGACGCAAGCACCAGTCTCCTCGATCCCGCAGCTTGCCATCCTCGGCATCTCCGTTCCGCAGAGCGGAGATCTACTCATCACCGCTTCCGCCGCGCTCGGCAGCGGCCAAGCAGCACCCATGCGGCTCACGCCGCCGCTCGGCCCGCAGGGACCTGTCGTCGAAGTCACCGGACCGGAGGGGCTCCTTGCGGTCGCCTTCGGGGCAGATGTCACCGCGCCGGCGGCGGAATCACCGCTTCTGGTGTCGGCCGCCGAGCCGCTGGTTTTCGAGGTGCGGGTACTCAAGAGCGCCATCCTGAACTGCGCCTCCTGGCCGGAGTTGGTGAGCCGGCTCACCAATGACGCCAGCCTGAAGCTCGTTGTGCAGGATCCCGCGATTGCCGCCTTGCGCGCCGCGTCCACGGAGACCTCGGGTGCGGACGATGTCATGGTCAGCTGGTGGCCTCCACGAGGGTGA
- a CDS encoding XF1762 family protein, which translates to MSLTAPSSTGAAVSLHLVPVRSRTAREYVATWHRHHQPPIGQIFSVGVADTDGVLRGVAIVGRPVARHLDNGQTLEVTRVATDGTRNACSMLYAAAWRASSALGYTRLITYTQAGESGSSLRAAGWRVLAQRPARPGWTTPSRPRHQLGTEHMPRTLWEAS; encoded by the coding sequence ATGAGCCTGACCGCCCCCAGTTCAACAGGAGCAGCCGTGAGCCTGCACCTGGTGCCGGTCCGCTCGCGCACCGCCCGCGAGTACGTCGCCACCTGGCACCGCCACCACCAACCGCCCATCGGCCAGATCTTCTCCGTCGGCGTCGCCGACACCGACGGCGTCCTGCGCGGTGTCGCCATCGTCGGCCGGCCAGTCGCCCGACACCTCGACAACGGGCAGACCCTCGAAGTCACCCGCGTGGCCACCGATGGCACCCGCAACGCCTGCTCCATGCTCTACGCCGCTGCGTGGCGGGCCAGTTCAGCGCTCGGCTACACCCGGCTGATCACGTACACGCAGGCAGGGGAGAGCGGTTCGTCGCTGCGCGCGGCCGGCTGGCGGGTCCTCGCGCAGCGCCCGGCGCGCCCCGGCTGGACGACGCCCTCTCGCCCGCGCCACCAACTCGGTACCGAACACATGCCTCGGACGCTCTGGGAGGCGTCATGA
- the mobF gene encoding MobF family relaxase, which translates to MLTASRRRPGESSRYFRRQVLTGDHTRLRGEDLERALERMALPAGQWTGTAAAALGLAGAVTDAQMTALFGEGLHPLADEIVAARCAAGDSARKALRAAKLGASFGHYPSALATHLDEVVASAERGAGRELTGREKTLLRRAEAGRRFAQDYLRPPEDEAELDRYLKAGLRPDREPVAAFALVLAGPGSFQWLWALGDAATSRVAGECHDQAVAETVAWIEANALATRSGPGGVAQHDAAGGMLAVRFTHYDSRLGDPNLHDHLEIANKVQGPDGRWRSIDGRWLLAQTVAASEFYNQRLIELACRRLRLRATARQAGSGGRPVIEIDGIDPALHRVFGRRRADITTALAALLERHRDRHGHDPVTAAARHALIRRATLATRPAKKTARTLPELRAQWHARALARLGPERLHALLADAQASARQAYVRQAPSPLQVDVAAAAQAVVAAVAERRAVFSRRHLEAQARRHTVLVTRGHPHAADLAEQILERAIGLCVPITAPDVHRPFAPLLRPDGSSVYRRRGHELYTTGHNLTCEAAVIAASRTPAIPAATRPLFDHHAAAPAHRRLNAGQLALARSFACDELALRVAVGPAGSGKTSALRLVVDTVRAAGHHLVALAPSSRAAQVLAEDLGQEASTLHRWLRAQERAAAGRPIDAHLRIRAGDVVVVDEAGMAGNTNLARITHYALTAGAHVRLLGDPAQLGAVEAGGLLRWLAREPGCVNLNQLHRFTDPGEGEASLQLRDGHVGAVAWYHAHGRLHGGDSDHMADAVFTAWTHDLEHGYSSVMLAPDTATVHALNQRAQAWRTATGHLAAGPGARLRDTVRARPGDVQVTRSNQRTWTTLAGRDFVKNGDTWTLERVLDGGDAIVRHTAHRGRVRLPAAYLAEHTELGYATTVHRAQGITCDTAHALLAEGTSRENAYVAATRGRRANHLYLPHPTLAPTDALAAVLATSTAQRSAHQAIAETADHALSLATLAAEYADATARADTLRLAHRARTALAAKAEVLLAADAWPALQRALLRAEHDGWSAQAILARTARYNPRTDTFGHGNGFENAIDPAQLMAWRIDHHLRTIPAPDPGEQPRPLAGLSDRQLTAMAEAAAQVATRALSHSFRTGLGRPPGHPSAERAAQLAYTTRTVQLTATVRSRIADEQRLRTRLPDGPRPPADHTGPVPDWLADPATPLAWRAHLAERRQVIADQLRHSGRRLAAAPPAWARPLGTPPPAEAIQPRQAWEHALALTAAWRALHRTPATFEALGPRPADPAHHRAYDALTAHLATVATRTRAHHTQLARATDPSALRHDARAHLAAVGRPRPTPAPPHEPGTVGDAPAPLLIGHPAAARRLADTNWQLLEAETLAQSALVAVTADQEPPEQWMAYLPAPDPDDSDEQQLYTDLLAALAHWRQRHHVHGEDPLGPQPNTDAAATEWQHLTQALGLYQASRINDRLALIRARRSQDRARLAHVTREGAERATLPTRPTQPGTARATTPDDRGRTR; encoded by the coding sequence ATGTTGACTGCCTCGCGCCGGCGCCCGGGGGAGTCGAGCCGCTACTTTCGCCGCCAGGTCCTCACCGGCGACCACACCCGGCTGCGCGGGGAGGACTTGGAGCGGGCGCTGGAGCGCATGGCGCTGCCGGCGGGGCAGTGGACCGGGACGGCGGCGGCCGCGCTGGGCCTTGCGGGGGCAGTGACGGACGCTCAGATGACGGCGCTGTTCGGCGAGGGGCTGCACCCGCTGGCCGACGAGATCGTCGCGGCCCGGTGCGCCGCGGGCGACAGCGCGCGCAAGGCGCTGCGCGCGGCCAAGCTCGGCGCGTCGTTCGGCCACTACCCCTCCGCGCTGGCGACCCACCTCGATGAGGTGGTCGCCTCGGCCGAGCGGGGAGCGGGACGGGAGCTGACCGGGCGCGAGAAGACACTGCTGCGCCGGGCGGAGGCCGGGCGCCGTTTCGCCCAGGACTACCTGCGCCCGCCCGAGGACGAGGCGGAGCTGGACCGCTACCTGAAGGCCGGGCTGCGTCCGGACCGTGAGCCGGTGGCCGCGTTCGCGCTGGTGCTGGCCGGGCCCGGCTCGTTCCAGTGGCTGTGGGCGCTGGGCGATGCGGCCACGTCCCGGGTGGCGGGGGAGTGCCATGACCAGGCGGTCGCGGAGACGGTGGCGTGGATCGAGGCGAACGCGCTGGCGACCCGGTCGGGGCCGGGCGGGGTGGCCCAGCACGACGCGGCGGGCGGGATGCTGGCGGTGCGTTTCACGCACTACGACTCGCGTCTGGGCGATCCGAACCTGCACGACCACCTGGAGATCGCGAACAAGGTCCAGGGCCCGGACGGGCGCTGGCGCTCGATCGACGGCCGCTGGCTGCTGGCGCAGACGGTGGCGGCCAGCGAGTTCTACAACCAGCGCCTGATCGAACTGGCCTGCCGGCGCCTTCGGCTGCGCGCGACGGCGCGTCAGGCCGGCTCCGGCGGGCGCCCGGTCATCGAGATCGACGGCATCGACCCGGCCCTGCACCGCGTCTTCGGCCGGCGCCGCGCCGACATCACCACCGCGCTGGCCGCCCTGCTGGAGCGCCACCGTGACCGCCACGGCCACGACCCGGTCACCGCCGCAGCCCGGCACGCGCTGATCCGCCGGGCCACCCTGGCCACCCGCCCGGCGAAGAAGACGGCGCGCACCCTGCCCGAGCTGCGCGCCCAGTGGCACGCCCGCGCCCTGGCCCGTCTCGGGCCCGAGCGCCTCCACGCGCTGCTGGCCGACGCCCAGGCCAGCGCCCGCCAGGCCTACGTTCGGCAGGCCCCTTCCCCGCTGCAGGTGGATGTCGCGGCGGCGGCCCAAGCGGTGGTGGCCGCCGTCGCCGAACGGCGGGCGGTGTTCTCCCGGCGTCACCTGGAGGCCCAGGCCCGGCGCCACACCGTCCTTGTGACCCGCGGCCACCCGCACGCCGCCGACCTGGCCGAGCAGATCCTGGAGCGCGCGATCGGTCTATGTGTGCCGATCACCGCCCCCGACGTCCACCGCCCGTTCGCACCGCTGCTGCGCCCGGACGGCAGCAGCGTGTATCGGCGCCGCGGCCACGAGCTGTACACCACCGGGCACAACCTGACCTGTGAAGCCGCCGTCATCGCCGCCTCGCGCACCCCGGCGATCCCCGCCGCCACCCGCCCCCTGTTCGACCACCATGCCGCCGCCCCGGCCCACCGGCGTCTGAATGCCGGTCAGCTCGCCTTGGCCCGCTCCTTCGCCTGCGACGAGCTCGCGCTGCGCGTCGCGGTGGGCCCGGCCGGATCCGGCAAGACCAGTGCGCTGCGGTTGGTCGTCGACACGGTACGCGCCGCCGGCCACCACCTGGTGGCCCTGGCCCCGTCCTCACGCGCCGCCCAGGTCCTCGCCGAAGACCTCGGCCAGGAGGCATCCACCCTGCACCGCTGGCTGCGCGCCCAGGAACGCGCCGCCGCCGGCAGACCCATCGACGCGCACCTGCGGATCCGCGCGGGCGACGTCGTGGTCGTCGACGAGGCCGGCATGGCCGGCAACACCAACCTCGCCCGCATCACCCACTACGCGCTCACCGCGGGCGCCCACGTGCGCCTGCTGGGCGATCCGGCCCAGCTCGGCGCCGTCGAAGCCGGCGGCCTGCTGCGATGGCTGGCCCGCGAGCCGGGATGCGTCAACCTCAACCAGCTGCACCGCTTCACCGACCCGGGTGAAGGCGAGGCCTCCCTCCAACTGCGCGACGGCCACGTCGGCGCTGTCGCCTGGTACCACGCCCACGGTCGCCTGCACGGCGGCGACAGTGACCACATGGCCGACGCCGTGTTCACCGCCTGGACGCACGACCTCGAACACGGCTACTCCAGCGTGATGCTGGCCCCCGACACCGCCACCGTCCACGCCCTGAACCAGCGCGCCCAGGCCTGGCGCACGGCCACCGGCCACCTCGCCGCCGGACCGGGCGCAAGGCTGCGCGACACGGTGCGCGCCCGCCCCGGCGACGTGCAGGTCACCCGCTCCAACCAGCGCACCTGGACCACGCTGGCCGGCCGCGACTTCGTCAAGAACGGCGACACCTGGACCCTCGAGCGCGTCCTCGATGGCGGGGACGCGATCGTGCGCCACACCGCCCACCGCGGCCGCGTACGCCTGCCCGCCGCCTACCTGGCCGAACACACCGAACTCGGCTACGCCACCACCGTCCACCGCGCCCAGGGCATCACCTGCGACACCGCCCACGCCCTGCTCGCCGAAGGCACCAGCCGCGAGAACGCCTACGTGGCCGCCACCCGCGGCCGACGCGCCAACCACCTCTACCTGCCCCACCCCACCCTGGCCCCCACCGACGCGCTCGCCGCGGTCCTGGCCACCTCCACCGCCCAGCGCTCCGCCCACCAGGCCATCGCCGAAACCGCCGACCACGCCCTCTCCCTCGCCACCCTGGCCGCCGAGTACGCCGACGCCACCGCCCGCGCCGACACCCTGCGCCTGGCCCACCGCGCCCGCACCGCACTCGCCGCCAAGGCCGAGGTCCTGCTCGCCGCCGACGCCTGGCCCGCCCTGCAACGGGCCCTGCTACGCGCCGAACACGACGGCTGGAGCGCGCAGGCGATCCTTGCCCGCACCGCCCGCTACAACCCGCGCACCGACACCTTCGGCCACGGCAACGGCTTCGAGAACGCCATCGACCCCGCCCAACTGATGGCCTGGCGTATCGACCACCACCTGCGCACCATCCCCGCCCCCGACCCCGGCGAGCAGCCGCGCCCGCTGGCCGGTCTGAGCGACCGTCAGCTGACCGCCATGGCCGAAGCCGCCGCACAGGTCGCCACCCGCGCCCTGTCCCACTCCTTCCGCACCGGACTCGGTCGCCCGCCCGGCCACCCCAGCGCCGAGCGCGCCGCCCAACTCGCCTACACCACCCGCACCGTGCAGCTGACCGCCACCGTGCGCTCGCGCATCGCCGACGAGCAGCGGCTGCGCACCCGCCTGCCCGACGGCCCCCGCCCACCGGCCGACCACACCGGACCCGTTCCCGACTGGCTCGCCGACCCCGCCACCCCCCTTGCCTGGCGCGCCCACCTGGCCGAGCGCCGCCAGGTGATCGCCGACCAACTGCGCCACAGCGGCCGGCGCCTGGCCGCCGCCCCGCCCGCCTGGGCCCGCCCCCTGGGCACCCCGCCCCCGGCCGAGGCCATCCAGCCGCGCCAAGCGTGGGAGCACGCGCTCGCGCTCACCGCCGCCTGGCGGGCCCTGCACCGCACCCCGGCCACCTTCGAGGCCCTCGGCCCGCGCCCCGCCGACCCCGCCCACCACCGGGCCTACGACGCCCTCACCGCCCACCTCGCCACCGTCGCCACCCGCACCCGCGCCCACCACACCCAACTGGCCCGCGCCACCGACCCGAGCGCGCTGCGCCACGACGCCCGCGCCCACCTGGCCGCCGTCGGGCGCCCGCGCCCGACCCCCGCCCCGCCCCACGAACCCGGCACGGTCGGCGACGCACCCGCCCCGCTGCTGATCGGGCACCCGGCCGCGGCCCGCCGCCTGGCCGACACCAACTGGCAGCTCCTGGAAGCCGAAACCCTCGCCCAAAGCGCCCTCGTGGCGGTGACGGCCGACCAGGAACCGCCCGAGCAGTGGATGGCCTACCTCCCCGCCCCCGACCCCGACGACAGCGACGAGCAGCAGCTCTACACCGACCTTCTCGCTGCCCTGGCCCACTGGCGCCAGCGCCACCACGTGCACGGCGAGGACCCGCTGGGCCCCCAGCCGAACACCGACGCCGCGGCCACCGAATGGCAGCACCTGACCCAGGCACTGGGCCTCTACCAGGCCTCGCGCATCAACGACCGCCTCGCCCTGATCCGCGCCCGCCGCTCCCAGGACCGCGCCCGCCTGGCACACGTGACCCGCGAAGGAGCCGAACGCGCCACCCTCCCGACCCGGCCCACCCAGCCCGGCACCGCACGCGCGACCACCCCCGACGACCGCGGCCGCACCCGCTGA
- a CDS encoding tetratricopeptide repeat protein: MRQVIQLRTEQLGATARTTLSARSALAWALIELQRHEEAVAQLRGLLPLVLAAWGEHHEAANGVRLHLGTAHFASGRPARAEELTRVVLAVYPVMDGLRLRAWTLLASALSCLGRHREAADEYTALLNAASPVYGEDDRQLLWVRTDRLHQLAFLAEHDLVEQESRALLAGLADDDPLRAAISGAHAFVLNSAGHHAPAETIVRAALAHHDGADLCLGLARSLNGQGRHEEALRILTDARTRCRQSGDTEHVSLLHTLTARALLGLERLDDAETQARQAVEAARTHHGPTHHRSLEAATTLASVLAARGRHTDAREHLTHCAAAWRRQFGPHHPRTIATDAELAAVPKA, translated from the coding sequence TTGCGGCAGGTCATCCAGCTGCGGACCGAGCAGCTGGGCGCCACCGCTCGCACCACTCTGAGCGCGCGCAGCGCCCTGGCCTGGGCACTGATCGAGCTGCAGCGCCACGAGGAAGCGGTGGCGCAGCTGCGCGGCCTGCTCCCGCTGGTCCTGGCCGCCTGGGGTGAGCACCACGAGGCTGCCAACGGAGTGCGACTGCATCTGGGTACCGCGCATTTCGCCTCGGGGCGCCCTGCGCGGGCCGAGGAACTGACCCGCGTCGTCCTGGCGGTGTACCCCGTCATGGACGGGCTGCGCCTGCGGGCATGGACGCTCCTTGCGAGCGCACTCAGCTGCCTGGGCCGCCACCGCGAGGCCGCGGACGAGTACACCGCGCTCCTGAACGCCGCCTCACCGGTCTACGGCGAAGACGACAGGCAGCTGTTGTGGGTTCGTACCGACCGGCTGCACCAACTCGCCTTCCTGGCAGAGCACGACCTGGTCGAGCAGGAGTCCCGGGCTCTTCTGGCCGGCCTGGCCGATGATGACCCGCTGCGCGCGGCCATCAGCGGCGCCCATGCCTTCGTCCTCAACAGCGCCGGCCACCACGCCCCGGCCGAGACCATCGTGCGGGCCGCCCTCGCCCACCACGACGGAGCCGACCTCTGCCTCGGCCTCGCGCGCAGCCTCAACGGTCAAGGCCGCCACGAAGAAGCGCTGCGTATACTCACCGATGCCAGGACGAGGTGCCGGCAGAGCGGCGATACCGAACACGTCAGTCTGCTCCACACCCTCACCGCTCGGGCCCTGCTCGGTCTCGAACGACTCGATGACGCCGAAACCCAGGCCCGCCAAGCAGTCGAAGCCGCCCGGACCCACCACGGCCCCACCCACCATCGCAGCCTGGAAGCCGCCACCACCCTCGCCAGCGTCCTCGCGGCCCGCGGCCGGCACACCGACGCACGCGAACACCTCACCCACTGTGCCGCCGCCTGGCGTCGGCAGTTCGGCCCCCACCACCCACGCACCATCGCCACCGACGCCGAACTCGCCGCCGTGCCCAAGGCCTGA
- a CDS encoding SMI1/KNR4 family protein yields MDDFAGTQAPIRRLTDPAEAIAALELAVPGMSSVRLPVPAVIDWPVLEAELGIALPADYKLLCELYPPFVVGGFLSVGTPEPGGESGWVEGTRDELETVGEWCEEADLAVALHPFPAPGGLLPWAVSPQGDFFLWSTHPTDPREWTVTVASRSSVWWHYTGGMVQFMAEFAAGVLEPWALPRVRPDVVAW; encoded by the coding sequence ATGGACGACTTTGCTGGCACTCAGGCACCGATCCGCCGTCTGACCGATCCCGCGGAGGCGATCGCGGCGTTGGAGCTCGCTGTGCCGGGGATGTCCTCGGTTCGGCTGCCGGTCCCGGCCGTGATCGACTGGCCTGTGTTGGAGGCCGAGCTGGGTATCGCGTTGCCGGCCGACTACAAGCTCCTCTGCGAGCTGTACCCGCCCTTCGTCGTCGGCGGTTTCCTGAGCGTCGGTACCCCGGAGCCCGGTGGGGAGAGCGGATGGGTGGAAGGGACGCGAGACGAGTTGGAGACCGTCGGGGAGTGGTGCGAGGAGGCCGACCTCGCCGTTGCGCTTCATCCCTTTCCCGCCCCGGGTGGTCTGCTTCCCTGGGCGGTGTCGCCCCAAGGGGACTTCTTCCTCTGGAGCACCCATCCGACAGACCCGCGGGAGTGGACGGTCACCGTCGCGTCGCGAAGTTCCGTCTGGTGGCACTACACCGGTGGGATGGTTCAGTTCATGGCCGAGTTCGCCGCAGGCGTGTTGGAGCCTTGGGCGTTGCCCCGGGTCCGACCTGACGTGGTGGCCTGGTGA